One genomic window of Acidobacteriota bacterium includes the following:
- a CDS encoding enoyl-CoA hydratase — MSEPIVLVERDGAVALVTLNRADALNALSRALRAEIVKVFTELKDDPDIRAVVLTGAGRAFTAGIDLKEAGQTGFALGADEDSKAINMLAALEAYPWPIIGAINGFAITGGFELALMCDVLLASEHAKFADTHARVGIVPGWGLSQKLSRLIGISRAKELSFTGNFLDAHTAERWGLVNRVYPHDELVPAAMKLAQEMTGTQPVLLRKYKALIDDGFGMNFAAAMKEEVKRSIEHSASVSAEAVEEARKQVTARGRDQQG, encoded by the coding sequence ATGTCCGAACCCATCGTCCTAGTCGAGCGCGACGGCGCCGTGGCCCTTGTCACGCTGAACCGCGCCGATGCGCTGAACGCCTTGTCGCGCGCGCTGCGCGCCGAGATCGTGAAAGTGTTCACCGAGCTGAAGGACGACCCCGACATCCGCGCGGTCGTGCTGACCGGCGCGGGCCGGGCCTTCACTGCGGGCATTGATCTGAAGGAAGCCGGCCAGACCGGATTTGCGCTCGGCGCCGATGAGGATTCGAAAGCCATCAACATGCTGGCCGCGCTGGAGGCCTATCCCTGGCCGATCATCGGCGCGATCAACGGGTTCGCGATCACCGGCGGCTTCGAGCTGGCGCTGATGTGCGATGTGCTGCTGGCCTCGGAGCATGCGAAATTTGCCGACACGCATGCGCGCGTCGGCATCGTGCCGGGCTGGGGCCTGTCGCAGAAGCTCTCGCGCCTGATCGGCATCAGCCGCGCCAAGGAGTTGTCCTTCACCGGAAACTTCCTCGATGCGCACACCGCCGAGCGCTGGGGCCTCGTCAACCGGGTCTACCCGCACGACGAACTGGTGCCGGCGGCGATGAAGCTCGCGCAGGAGATGACCGGCACGCAGCCGGTGCTGCTGCGCAAGTACAAGGCGCTGATCGATGACGGCTTCGGCATGAACTTCGCCGCCGCGATGAAGGAAGAAGTGAAGCGCTCCATCGAGCATTCGGCGTCGGTTTCTGCCGAAGCCGTGGAAGAGGCGCGCAAGCAGGTGACGGCGCGCGGGCGCGACCAGCAGGGCTGA
- a CDS encoding cold-shock protein, translated as MTNGTVKFFNSQKGFGFIAPANGGNDVFVHVTALERSGIATLNEGQKVNFDTAKDQRSGKIAVSTIELA; from the coding sequence ATGACGAACGGTACTGTGAAATTCTTCAACAGCCAAAAAGGCTTCGGCTTCATCGCGCCTGCAAACGGTGGCAACGACGTGTTCGTTCACGTCACCGCTCTTGAGCGCTCGGGCATCGCGACCCTGAACGAAGGCCAGAAGGTCAACTTCGACACGGCAAAAGATCAGCGCTCGGGCAAAATCGCCGTGAGCACGATCGAACTGGCCTGA
- a CDS encoding acetyl-CoA C-acetyltransferase has protein sequence MRDVVICEPVRTAVGGFGGSYRDVQAHVLGAAVVSGLMERTKLPKDKVDDVIFAQCYPSMDAPALGRVVALDAGLPIEVSGMQIDRRCGSGLQAIINATMQVATGAMDCVIAGGAESMSNAPFYSTNWRWGLGQGNMTVNDGLITGRLTAGGKNFPVPGGMLETAENLRRDYQISRAQQDEFAAASHAKAVAAQKSGVFDEEIIPVTVPGRKGDTVVTKDEHPRADSTVEVLGKLRAIRAKQDPDATVTAGNASGQNDGASACLVMTREMADQYGLKPMARLVSWAVAGVGPAVMGIGPVPSTEKALKRAGLTLKDLDLIELNEAFAAQVLACTKAMGFTDDDYARLNVHGSGISLGHPVGATGGRILATLLREMDRREARYGLETMCIGGGQGLAAVFERVN, from the coding sequence ATGCGCGATGTCGTGATCTGTGAACCGGTGCGGACGGCCGTGGGCGGCTTTGGCGGGTCCTACCGGGACGTGCAGGCGCATGTGCTGGGCGCGGCGGTCGTGTCGGGCCTGATGGAGCGCACGAAGCTGCCGAAGGATAAGGTCGACGATGTGATCTTCGCGCAGTGCTATCCTTCGATGGACGCGCCGGCGCTCGGCCGCGTCGTGGCGCTCGATGCCGGCCTGCCGATCGAAGTCAGCGGCATGCAGATCGACCGGCGCTGCGGCTCCGGCCTGCAGGCGATCATCAATGCGACGATGCAGGTTGCGACCGGCGCGATGGACTGCGTGATCGCGGGCGGCGCCGAGTCGATGAGCAATGCGCCGTTCTACTCCACCAACTGGCGCTGGGGCCTCGGCCAGGGCAACATGACCGTCAATGACGGCCTGATCACCGGCCGCCTGACAGCGGGCGGCAAGAACTTCCCGGTGCCGGGCGGCATGCTGGAGACGGCCGAAAACCTTCGGCGCGATTATCAGATTTCTCGCGCGCAGCAGGACGAGTTTGCAGCTGCCTCGCACGCGAAGGCGGTGGCGGCGCAGAAGAGCGGCGTGTTCGACGAGGAGATCATCCCGGTGACCGTGCCCGGCCGGAAGGGCGATACGGTGGTGACGAAGGACGAACATCCGCGTGCGGATTCCACGGTGGAGGTGCTCGGCAAGCTGCGCGCCATCCGCGCCAAGCAGGATCCCGATGCCACGGTCACGGCGGGCAACGCGAGCGGCCAGAATGATGGCGCCTCGGCCTGCCTCGTGATGACGCGCGAGATGGCTGACCAGTACGGCCTGAAGCCGATGGCGCGGCTGGTCTCCTGGGCAGTTGCCGGGGTTGGCCCGGCGGTCATGGGCATCGGCCCTGTTCCGTCCACGGAGAAAGCGCTGAAGCGCGCCGGGCTGACGCTCAAGGATCTCGACCTGATCGAGCTGAATGAGGCATTCGCCGCGCAGGTGCTGGCCTGCACCAAGGCGATGGGGTTCACGGACGATGACTATGCGCGGCTCAACGTCCACGGCTCCGGCATCTCGCTCGGCCACCCGGTCGGCGCGACCGGCGGGCGCATCCTTGCGACGTTGCTGCGCGAGATGGACCGGCGCGAGGCTCGCTACGGCCTTGAGACCATGTGCATCGGCGGCGGGCAGGGGCTTGCGGCGGTGTTCGAGCGTGTGAACTGA
- a CDS encoding dioxygenase, whose product MIAPLFVSHGSPTLLFDDVPARDFLRELGRTLPPPKAVLVVSAHWETNIPALNAVEVNDTIHDFGGFPQILFDQRYPAPGAPALAQRIAALIRAAGLPAGIDTARGLDHGAWVPLKLMYPANDIPVLQLSVQTHLGVAHHLKLGEALRPLAEEDVLILASGSFTHDLRSVSWRGPNEEPDWVRGFADWMVKALAEGRTDDLVDYRRLAPNAARNHPTEEHILPLFVALGAGGSAHAGHLHQSLTFSVLRMDAYEFAA is encoded by the coding sequence ATGATTGCCCCCCTCTTCGTTTCCCACGGCTCGCCGACGCTGCTGTTCGACGACGTGCCGGCGCGCGACTTCCTCCGCGAGCTCGGCCGCACCTTGCCGCCCCCCAAGGCGGTCCTCGTCGTCTCGGCGCATTGGGAGACGAATATCCCCGCGCTGAATGCGGTCGAGGTGAACGACACGATCCACGATTTCGGCGGCTTCCCCCAGATCCTGTTCGACCAGCGCTATCCTGCGCCCGGCGCGCCGGCGCTGGCGCAGCGGATTGCGGCACTGATCCGGGCGGCCGGCCTGCCCGCCGGCATCGACACTGCACGCGGGCTCGACCACGGCGCCTGGGTGCCGCTCAAACTGATGTATCCGGCGAACGACATTCCGGTGTTGCAGCTTTCGGTTCAGACCCACCTCGGCGTGGCGCACCATCTCAAGCTCGGCGAAGCGCTGCGTCCGCTCGCGGAGGAGGACGTGCTGATCCTCGCCAGCGGCAGCTTCACGCACGACCTGCGCTCTGTGTCCTGGCGCGGGCCGAACGAGGAACCTGACTGGGTGCGAGGCTTTGCGGACTGGATGGTCAAGGCGCTTGCCGAAGGCCGAACGGACGACCTTGTCGACTACCGCCGCCTCGCGCCGAACGCGGCGCGCAACCATCCGACCGAAGAACACATCCTGCCGCTGTTCGTCGCGCTCGGCGCCGGCGGAAGCGCCCATGCCGGACACCTCCACCAGTCGCTGACCTTCAGCGTACTGAGGATGGATGCTTACGAGTTTGCAGCCTGA
- a CDS encoding GFA family protein — MADMAHGSCLCGAVKFEISGAFASFFLCHCGRCRKGSGSANAANLFAPGAALSWISGEACVKVYRVPDTRHQKCFCTECGSPLPQLQMDGALLVVPAGALDSEVDIRPDAHICWASRAGWDADLGAVPKLDGLPGPG, encoded by the coding sequence ATGGCGGATATGGCCCACGGCAGCTGCCTGTGCGGCGCTGTGAAATTCGAGATTAGCGGCGCCTTCGCCAGCTTTTTCCTGTGCCATTGCGGGCGCTGCCGGAAGGGGAGCGGATCGGCGAATGCGGCGAACCTGTTTGCGCCGGGCGCCGCCCTCAGCTGGATTTCCGGCGAGGCGTGCGTGAAGGTCTACCGCGTGCCGGACACGCGTCACCAGAAATGTTTCTGTACGGAATGTGGATCGCCGCTGCCGCAATTGCAAATGGACGGCGCGCTCCTGGTCGTGCCCGCGGGCGCGCTCGACAGCGAGGTCGACATCCGCCCGGACGCACACATCTGCTGGGCGAGCCGCGCCGGATGGGACGCGGATCTGGGCGCTGTGCCAAAGCTGGACGGCCTGCCGGGGCCGGGCTGA